The Chelatococcus sp. HY11 genome includes a window with the following:
- a CDS encoding extracellular solute-binding protein, which translates to MSRMPYRCLERILMIVTLLVAALGSDIAVAGESRTAISAYGEPALPADFQAFPYANPDAPKGGTLRLSIIGTFDNLNPFVPKGISAQGIWLGNRQIGAPSMLVFQGLMARSEDESFSLYALIARAVELPDDRGFIVFHLDPRARFSDGVAITAADVEFSWALLKEKGQLYQRGYYSNVSKVSIIDPHTIRFDLVAGNRETALVIAQMPVLPKHAINPDTFETTTFTTPIGSGPYVVANVDAGRSITFQRDPNYWAKDLPTTRGLYNFDEIRLTYFRDVNTQFEAFKAGAYDLRLEQSASRWATGYDFPALRNGLVIREHLPTGTPKPMSGFVFNTRRPLFSDIRVREALTQVLDFEWINQNLFFDLYKRSNSYFAASELSSHGRPASQRERDLLAPFPGAVSPDVMEGRWSPPQSDGSGGDRQSARLAIDVLASAGYELNGSHMVRPIADGPRDEALNFEIMVVSRDQERLALNYARSLQRIGVIASVRLVDEAQYWKRLKSFDFDMILNIWNVVASPGSEQMNRWSVASADREMSLNYAGVREPAAEAMIRAMLAAKSWEDYVAAVRALDRVLLSGNYVVPLFYAPDQWIARRADVKRPNYTPLTGAAIESWWHAVP; encoded by the coding sequence ATGAGTCGCATGCCATACCGCTGCCTTGAGCGAATCCTGATGATCGTGACGCTGCTGGTCGCGGCGCTCGGTTCGGACATCGCCGTGGCAGGCGAATCGCGCACGGCGATTTCGGCCTATGGCGAACCCGCGCTTCCTGCTGACTTTCAGGCGTTTCCCTATGCCAATCCCGATGCGCCCAAGGGCGGCACTCTGCGCCTGAGCATCATCGGCACCTTCGACAACCTCAACCCGTTCGTGCCGAAGGGAATCTCCGCACAGGGCATCTGGCTCGGCAACCGCCAGATCGGCGCGCCCTCGATGCTCGTCTTCCAGGGGCTGATGGCGCGGTCAGAGGACGAGAGCTTCTCCCTCTACGCTCTCATCGCCAGGGCTGTAGAACTGCCGGATGATCGCGGCTTTATCGTCTTCCACCTCGATCCGCGGGCGCGTTTCTCCGACGGCGTGGCCATTACGGCCGCCGACGTGGAATTCTCCTGGGCGCTCCTGAAGGAAAAGGGCCAGCTTTACCAGCGTGGCTACTACAGCAACGTCTCCAAGGTCAGCATCATTGACCCCCACACGATTCGCTTTGACCTCGTCGCCGGGAACCGCGAAACGGCGCTGGTCATCGCGCAGATGCCGGTGCTTCCCAAACACGCCATCAATCCAGATACCTTCGAGACGACGACCTTCACGACGCCGATCGGCTCGGGCCCTTACGTGGTCGCAAACGTCGACGCGGGCCGCAGCATCACCTTCCAACGTGATCCGAACTACTGGGCCAAGGATCTCCCGACCACGCGAGGTCTCTACAATTTCGATGAAATTCGACTGACCTATTTCCGCGACGTGAACACGCAATTCGAGGCCTTCAAGGCCGGGGCGTACGATCTGCGGCTGGAACAAAGCGCGAGCCGCTGGGCGACAGGCTATGATTTTCCGGCACTGCGGAACGGCCTCGTCATCCGCGAGCATCTGCCGACGGGCACGCCGAAGCCCATGTCCGGTTTCGTCTTTAACACACGACGGCCCCTGTTCTCGGATATCCGGGTCCGGGAAGCCCTCACCCAGGTGCTGGACTTCGAATGGATCAACCAGAACCTGTTCTTCGACCTCTACAAGCGCAGCAACAGCTATTTCGCGGCCTCCGAATTGTCGTCTCACGGCCGGCCGGCCAGCCAGCGTGAGCGCGACCTCCTCGCTCCGTTTCCCGGTGCGGTCAGCCCTGATGTGATGGAGGGACGCTGGTCGCCACCCCAATCCGACGGGTCCGGCGGCGATCGCCAGAGCGCCCGGCTCGCCATCGATGTCCTGGCCAGCGCCGGCTATGAGCTCAATGGCTCCCATATGGTTCGCCCCATCGCGGATGGGCCGCGCGATGAGGCGCTCAATTTCGAAATCATGGTCGTCTCTCGCGACCAGGAGCGGCTCGCGCTCAACTATGCGCGCTCGCTGCAGCGGATTGGCGTCATCGCCAGCGTCCGCCTCGTCGACGAGGCGCAATACTGGAAGCGTCTGAAGTCTTTTGACTTCGACATGATCCTCAACATATGGAACGTCGTGGCCTCGCCGGGCAGCGAGCAGATGAATCGCTGGAGCGTGGCATCGGCTGATCGCGAGATGTCCCTCAACTACGCCGGCGTCCGCGAGCCCGCGGCGGAGGCCATGATCCGCGCTATGCTCGCCGCAAAATCCTGGGAGGACTATGTCGCCGCAGTGCGTGCGCTCGACCGTGTTCTTCTTTCAGGAAACTACGTGGTGCCGCTGTTTTATGCGCCGGATCAATGGATCGCGCGCCGCGCCGACGTGAAACGCCCGAATTATACCCCACTAACGGGCGCCGCGATCGAAAGCTGGTGGCACGCGGTGCCCTGA
- a CDS encoding FAD-dependent monooxygenase, whose translation MQTNRVNNGLTNDSDGDLAQTREPRYFDIVVVGAGPIGLAGGMAFAREGLAVAVVGPTQAPPAPGRTTALLDGSVRFLTAIGAWDEDALGQSPLAELGIIDDTGSLFRIPPVIFRAGELDLPAFGYNVENKDLVAFLMDKASRDPGLVLIPRLATEFHAGEGDTGATVILDNGSAVKARLVIAADGRQSRMRAEAGITCHERAYPQVAITAILSHDRPHRDRSTEFHTRQGPFTLVPLPGNRSSLVWVCADKEAEALQALDAAAFGRAVERQAQSMLGAMRLEGDRGAFPLTMQTADRLCSRRLALVGETAHVLPPIGAQGLNLGLRDIAALRDVVVEARGRGGDIGAEATLARYARDRKTDIALRTGAIDLMNRSLMTDLLPVDGLRGAALLALASVTPIRRLAMREGLRPSLLPSRLARLTSKPSVETGL comes from the coding sequence ATGCAGACAAATAGGGTCAACAACGGCTTGACCAATGATTCGGACGGCGATTTGGCCCAGACGCGCGAGCCCCGATATTTCGATATCGTCGTCGTCGGCGCAGGCCCCATCGGCCTCGCCGGCGGGATGGCCTTTGCCCGCGAGGGACTGGCGGTCGCCGTTGTAGGTCCAACGCAGGCGCCCCCCGCTCCCGGCCGCACCACCGCCCTTCTTGATGGATCCGTGCGCTTTCTCACGGCGATCGGCGCCTGGGACGAGGACGCGCTCGGACAATCGCCCCTCGCAGAACTCGGTATCATCGATGACACCGGAAGCCTGTTCCGGATACCACCCGTCATATTCCGGGCGGGCGAACTCGACCTGCCGGCCTTCGGCTATAACGTCGAGAACAAGGATCTCGTGGCTTTCCTGATGGACAAGGCCTCGCGCGATCCGGGCCTCGTCCTCATTCCACGTCTCGCGACGGAGTTCCATGCCGGCGAAGGCGATACCGGCGCAACCGTCATTCTGGATAACGGATCCGCGGTTAAGGCCAGACTTGTCATCGCCGCCGACGGCCGCCAGTCCCGCATGCGCGCGGAGGCGGGCATAACCTGCCATGAGCGCGCCTATCCTCAGGTCGCGATCACGGCCATCCTGAGCCACGACCGGCCGCACCGTGACCGGTCCACCGAGTTCCACACCCGCCAGGGGCCCTTCACGCTCGTGCCCCTGCCCGGCAACCGCTCGAGCCTCGTCTGGGTGTGCGCGGACAAGGAAGCGGAAGCTCTCCAGGCCCTTGACGCAGCCGCGTTCGGACGCGCGGTCGAACGGCAGGCGCAATCGATGCTAGGAGCCATGCGCCTGGAGGGCGACCGGGGGGCGTTCCCGCTGACGATGCAGACGGCCGACCGCCTTTGCTCCCGACGCCTGGCGCTGGTTGGGGAGACGGCCCATGTCCTGCCCCCCATCGGCGCGCAGGGCCTCAACCTGGGGCTGAGGGATATCGCGGCGCTGCGGGATGTCGTTGTCGAGGCTCGCGGGCGCGGCGGCGATATCGGCGCGGAGGCCACCCTCGCCCGCTACGCCCGCGATCGCAAGACAGACATAGCCTTGCGGACCGGTGCTATCGATCTGATGAATCGCTCGCTCATGACCGATCTGCTGCCCGTTGACGGGCTTCGCGGCGCCGCCCTCCTCGCCCTCGCCAGCGTCACGCCAATCCGGCGACTTGCGATGCGGGAAGGGTTGCGGCCATCGCTCCTGCCATCGCGCCTGGCGCGTTTGACGTCGAAACCGAGCGTGGAGACAGGCCTCTAA
- a CDS encoding SulP family inorganic anion transporter, with protein sequence MNPLPSSATTPSNLFTPKLVTVWREGYTLARLRADAVAGLTVAVVALPLSMAIAIASGASPDRGLVTAIIGGFIISAFGGSRFQIGGPAGAFIVLVAATISRHGYDGFLLATIMAGIILMLVGALRLGTYIKFIPHPVTVGFTSGIAIIIFASQIRDLLGLTLPGTEPAALIPKLEALGESISTINPAAAILSFGAIALIVGLRKLRPGWPGFLIAVVLAAAVTSLLGLPVETIGTRFGAIPDGLPAPRLPDITLDTVVAVMPDALAMALLGGIESLLSAVVADTMTGRRHRSNCELVAQGAANIVTALFGGLIATGTIARTATNIRAGATSPVSGILHSIFLFLFLLFAASLIAYVPLAALAAVLAVVCWNMAERHVFVQILRQSRGEALVLLATFLVTILHDLAMGIAVGVVMGSFLFMHRMADLVSVSTGGASIAAGSADIPDSEVEAPSYSASGDGDVQVYQISGPLFFGAASTIGSVLERMGIFPKAVVLDLSPVPLADSTAALSLKLAVDTLRSNGATVVVCGAKPEVRHILKQEGLKPPVVSYAPDVESARALAIRTIGTLASTP encoded by the coding sequence ATGAACCCGCTCCCCTCTTCCGCCACGACGCCATCCAACCTTTTCACACCAAAACTCGTCACCGTATGGCGCGAGGGCTATACGCTCGCGCGCCTTCGCGCCGACGCGGTCGCGGGGCTCACGGTGGCCGTCGTCGCCCTGCCCCTGTCCATGGCGATCGCCATCGCAAGCGGCGCCTCGCCGGATCGCGGCCTGGTGACCGCGATCATCGGCGGTTTCATCATCTCGGCCTTCGGCGGCAGCCGCTTTCAGATCGGCGGTCCGGCAGGCGCCTTTATCGTGCTTGTCGCCGCGACCATCTCGCGCCACGGCTACGACGGCTTCCTGCTGGCCACCATCATGGCCGGAATCATCCTGATGCTCGTCGGGGCCCTGCGGCTCGGTACCTACATCAAGTTTATCCCGCATCCGGTCACCGTGGGCTTTACCAGCGGCATTGCCATCATCATTTTCGCAAGCCAGATCCGCGACTTGCTGGGCCTGACGCTTCCAGGCACCGAGCCGGCGGCGCTCATCCCCAAGCTTGAGGCCCTGGGCGAGAGCATCAGCACGATCAACCCCGCAGCCGCCATCCTCTCCTTCGGTGCGATTGCCCTTATCGTCGGACTGCGAAAGCTGCGCCCGGGCTGGCCGGGCTTCCTGATCGCCGTGGTGCTGGCAGCCGCCGTCACATCGCTGCTCGGCCTTCCCGTCGAGACGATCGGCACGCGCTTCGGTGCCATCCCGGATGGACTGCCGGCCCCGCGCCTGCCCGACATCACCCTTGATACCGTCGTCGCGGTGATGCCGGACGCCCTCGCCATGGCGCTGCTCGGCGGTATCGAGTCGCTGCTCTCGGCCGTCGTCGCCGATACCATGACAGGCCGCCGGCATCGCTCCAATTGCGAGCTGGTTGCCCAGGGCGCGGCCAATATCGTCACCGCATTGTTCGGCGGGTTGATCGCGACAGGCACCATCGCCCGTACCGCCACGAATATCCGGGCGGGCGCCACGAGCCCCGTGTCGGGCATCCTGCATTCGATATTCCTGTTCCTGTTTCTCCTCTTCGCGGCATCGCTGATCGCCTATGTGCCCCTCGCGGCGCTCGCCGCCGTGCTCGCGGTCGTCTGCTGGAACATGGCCGAGCGCCATGTCTTCGTGCAGATCCTCAGGCAATCGCGCGGTGAGGCACTCGTGCTGCTCGCGACCTTCCTGGTCACGATTCTCCACGACCTCGCCATGGGCATCGCGGTCGGCGTCGTCATGGGCAGCTTCCTGTTCATGCACAGGATGGCCGATCTCGTCTCCGTGTCGACGGGCGGCGCCAGCATTGCCGCCGGCAGTGCCGATATACCCGACAGCGAAGTGGAGGCGCCTTCCTACAGCGCATCCGGGGATGGCGACGTGCAGGTCTATCAGATCTCCGGCCCGCTCTTCTTCGGCGCGGCCTCGACGATCGGGTCGGTCCTCGAGCGGATGGGCATCTTCCCCAAGGCGGTCGTGCTCGATCTGTCACCGGTCCCGCTCGCCGATTCCACCGCGGCGCTCTCCTTGAAGCTGGCCGTCGATACGCTCAGGAGCAACGGCGCCACAGTCGTCGTGTGTGGCGCGAAGCCGGAGGTGCGCCATATTCTGAAGCAGGAGGGGCTGAAGCCGCCGGTTGTCTCCTATGCGCCGGATGTGGAGAGCGCCCGCGCCCTCGCCATCCGAACGATCGGAACATTGGCTTCCACGCCCTGA
- a CDS encoding TerC family protein, whose translation MFAWMSDPSGWAALVTLSAMEIVLGIDNVVFISVLVSRLPTAQAERARRIGLLLALVFRVLLLFTLTLILTLTQPVFTVFGHGVSWRDIILLAGGLFLIAKATHEIHAEIEGDENDNDAAVPGGMGMAILQIAIIDLVFSVDSIVTAIGMAQDISIMVTAVVISMAVMYVAAGAVSGFITRHPTTKMLALSFLILIGVSLVADGGGLHVPRGYIYAAMAFAAAVEAINIWAGRNRRKRRAAQR comes from the coding sequence ATGTTTGCATGGATGTCGGATCCGAGTGGCTGGGCGGCTCTTGTCACACTGAGCGCGATGGAGATCGTGCTCGGCATCGACAATGTCGTCTTCATCTCGGTGCTGGTCTCACGCCTGCCGACGGCTCAAGCGGAGCGCGCCCGACGGATCGGCCTGCTGCTCGCCCTCGTCTTTCGCGTGCTGCTGCTCTTCACGTTGACCCTCATACTGACCCTGACGCAGCCGGTGTTCACCGTCTTCGGTCACGGCGTGTCCTGGCGGGATATCATTCTTCTCGCCGGCGGGCTCTTCCTCATCGCCAAGGCGACCCACGAAATCCATGCGGAAATCGAGGGAGACGAGAACGACAACGACGCGGCGGTGCCGGGCGGGATGGGCATGGCGATCCTGCAGATCGCGATCATCGATCTCGTCTTTTCCGTCGATTCGATCGTGACGGCGATCGGCATGGCGCAGGACATCTCGATCATGGTGACGGCCGTGGTCATCTCGATGGCGGTCATGTATGTGGCCGCCGGCGCCGTCAGCGGCTTCATCACGCGCCATCCGACAACCAAGATGCTGGCGCTGAGCTTCCTGATCCTCATCGGTGTATCGCTTGTCGCCGATGGCGGCGGCCTGCACGTGCCGCGCGGTTATATCTATGCGGCGATGGCTTTCGCCGCAGCTGTCGAGGCCATCAATATCTGGGCCGGGCGAAACCGGCGCAAGCGCCGCGCGGCCCAGCGCTGA
- the hspQ gene encoding heat shock protein HspQ has product MKHHTAKFSIGQVVKHRIYPFRGVIFDVDPTFNNTEEWWQAIPEDRRPSKDQPFYHLYAENADSEYVAYVSEQNLVPDTSGDPVRHPQVDEAFERDNDGLYHMRRSHRN; this is encoded by the coding sequence ATGAAACATCACACTGCAAAATTCTCGATCGGCCAGGTCGTCAAACACCGCATCTATCCGTTTCGCGGTGTCATTTTCGACGTCGATCCAACGTTCAACAACACCGAGGAATGGTGGCAGGCAATTCCCGAGGATCGCCGCCCGTCCAAGGACCAGCCGTTCTACCACCTCTACGCCGAGAATGCGGATTCGGAATATGTGGCCTATGTGTCGGAGCAAAACCTGGTGCCCGATACATCAGGCGATCCCGTCCGTCACCCGCAGGTCGATGAGGCCTTCGAGCGGGACAACGACGGGCTCTACCATATGCGCCGCAGCCATCGGAACTAG
- a CDS encoding AMP-binding protein, whose product MVAPHAPLDAGRPNVPTPQLRLGRLLAGAASREPSRMAFSSPPADMVTAWSRHGLTTTAAYAQVRRLASFLQHLPLERGGPLGILLPNGAEACVTILAALRAGYTPCLLSLGWGSEDLVTAVEAAKIPAIITLDRLGEVRPADLACAIAADNVGLRFICSFGHEIPDGVISLDQALNDQVLRDFEELGDIGGPPPSPGLITFERYGDSFLPLLRPESTLIAATLPLVLAARLGSESRVVSLLPPDDLGGLASGLVAALAADCPLTMQALFDGDELVRDLSADPPATLVAPGWIEDLLAEAGLLDNDQLTCVLVHKAPVELPLGRAHAAQVVDMLTVGEVALMASARDAQGPTLKLGAFGALAPGGIPLLEVDIGRDGAVMARGAATGSIPLVDDSPPPSADTPENDWHHLPFKAKLTGGLIAAVEPIP is encoded by the coding sequence TTGGTCGCGCCCCATGCGCCCCTCGATGCGGGCCGGCCTAACGTGCCGACACCACAGTTAAGGCTGGGCCGCCTCCTGGCCGGCGCCGCCTCGCGCGAGCCAAGCCGCATGGCCTTTTCGTCGCCGCCTGCGGACATGGTGACCGCCTGGTCCCGCCATGGGCTGACCACAACAGCCGCCTATGCGCAGGTGCGGCGCCTCGCTTCCTTTCTGCAGCACCTGCCTCTCGAACGCGGCGGCCCGCTGGGTATTCTGCTGCCGAACGGCGCGGAAGCCTGCGTGACCATCCTCGCCGCGCTACGGGCCGGCTACACGCCCTGCCTACTGTCGCTGGGCTGGGGCAGCGAAGACCTGGTGACGGCGGTCGAAGCCGCCAAAATCCCAGCCATCATCACGCTTGATCGCCTCGGCGAGGTGCGTCCCGCCGATCTCGCCTGTGCGATTGCCGCCGACAATGTCGGCCTGCGCTTCATCTGCTCGTTTGGTCACGAAATACCGGACGGGGTCATCTCGCTGGACCAGGCACTCAACGACCAGGTGCTCAGGGATTTCGAGGAGCTCGGCGACATCGGAGGCCCGCCCCCCTCGCCCGGACTGATCACCTTCGAGCGATATGGTGACAGCTTCCTGCCGCTGCTGAGGCCTGAGTCGACGTTGATCGCCGCGACATTGCCCCTGGTGCTCGCCGCCCGGCTCGGCAGCGAAAGCCGGGTCGTCAGCCTTCTCCCGCCCGACGATCTCGGCGGCCTGGCGAGCGGCCTCGTCGCGGCGCTCGCCGCCGACTGCCCGCTCACCATGCAGGCCCTGTTCGACGGCGACGAACTCGTGCGTGACCTGAGCGCCGACCCGCCAGCAACCCTGGTCGCTCCGGGCTGGATCGAGGATCTGCTCGCCGAGGCGGGTCTTCTGGACAACGACCAGCTCACCTGCGTGCTTGTGCACAAGGCGCCGGTTGAGCTGCCGCTCGGCAGGGCCCATGCTGCGCAAGTCGTGGATATGTTGACGGTCGGCGAAGTCGCGCTCATGGCATCGGCGCGCGACGCGCAAGGACCGACGCTGAAGCTGGGCGCCTTTGGCGCGCTTGCTCCTGGTGGAATTCCATTGCTGGAGGTCGATATCGGGCGCGATGGAGCCGTCATGGCGCGCGGGGCTGCGACCGGTTCAATCCCGCTGGTCGACGACAGCCCGCCTCCCTCGGCCGACACGCCCGAGAACGATTGGCACCATCTGCCTTTCAAGGCCAAGCTGACGGGTGGCCTTATCGCCGCTGTCGAACCAATTCCCTGA
- a CDS encoding ABC transporter ATP-binding protein: protein MEDASSLTDGLPQSSSPSLVSLERISKRFGDLLANDAVDLTIGPGEIHALLGENGAGKSTLVKILYGLIEPTEGEIRWKGEIVSLDGPMAARALGIGMVFQHFSLFDNLSVIENVAVALSPDLSLDTIARRIRDLGGTFDLALDLNRPVWTLSAGERQRIEIVRCLLQDPELLILDEPTSVLTPQEAEDLFGTLQRLAARGCAILYISHRLEEVRRLCHRATVLRAGRVVATLDPSSVSARHLAGLMVGAEIGDVKPAPAHDMSIERLVVTGLSLLSEEPHGIDLQDVGLSVRGGEIVGIAGVAGNGQSELFAALSGERLCDDRAILLDGEAIGHRDITARRDRGGAFVPEERLGHGSVPSHRLGENTLLSLHGADGFVTGGVVHAGLARRWAARIIKAFDVRKEGVDPRAETLSGGNLQKFVMGREILREPAVLVVNQPTWGVDAGAATTLRQALIDLAAKGSAVIVISQDLDELFEIADRIAVIHAGELTVAEPTSRLTREAIGLAMAGAREHAGAAAQAEGRGAAHKGATHAH from the coding sequence ATGGAGGACGCGTCGTCGCTCACCGACGGCCTGCCGCAATCCTCGTCGCCCTCGCTCGTCTCGCTGGAGCGCATCTCGAAGCGCTTCGGCGATCTCCTCGCCAATGACGCGGTCGACCTCACCATCGGGCCGGGCGAGATCCATGCGCTGCTCGGTGAGAACGGGGCGGGAAAATCCACCCTCGTCAAAATTCTCTATGGGCTGATCGAACCGACCGAGGGCGAGATCCGCTGGAAGGGCGAGATCGTTTCCCTCGACGGGCCAATGGCGGCGCGGGCTCTCGGCATCGGCATGGTGTTCCAGCACTTTTCGCTCTTCGACAATCTCAGCGTCATCGAAAATGTCGCCGTGGCGCTGTCGCCGGACCTTTCGCTCGACACCATCGCCCGCCGGATCCGCGATCTCGGGGGTACATTCGACCTCGCGCTGGATCTGAACCGACCCGTGTGGACCCTGTCGGCCGGTGAGCGACAACGCATCGAGATCGTACGCTGCCTGCTTCAGGATCCCGAGCTCCTCATCCTCGACGAGCCGACTTCGGTTCTCACGCCGCAGGAGGCGGAGGACCTTTTCGGTACGTTGCAGCGCCTGGCCGCGCGCGGCTGTGCCATTCTCTACATCTCCCACCGGCTCGAGGAGGTCCGGCGGCTCTGCCACCGCGCCACGGTGCTGCGCGCCGGGCGCGTCGTGGCGACGCTCGATCCATCCTCGGTCTCCGCGCGCCATCTCGCCGGATTGATGGTGGGCGCCGAGATCGGGGACGTGAAGCCCGCGCCCGCCCATGACATGAGCATCGAGCGGCTTGTCGTGACGGGCTTGTCGCTGCTTTCGGAAGAGCCGCACGGCATCGATCTTCAGGACGTCGGGCTGAGCGTGCGGGGAGGCGAGATCGTCGGTATCGCCGGGGTTGCCGGCAATGGCCAGAGCGAGCTTTTCGCCGCGCTCTCGGGCGAACGTCTCTGTGACGACCGCGCCATCCTGCTCGACGGCGAGGCGATTGGGCATCGCGACATCACCGCCCGGCGCGACCGGGGCGGGGCCTTCGTGCCCGAGGAACGCCTCGGCCATGGTTCCGTGCCCTCGCACCGGCTGGGAGAAAACACTCTCCTGTCGCTGCACGGCGCGGACGGCTTCGTGACCGGAGGGGTCGTCCACGCAGGCCTCGCGCGCCGATGGGCCGCCCGTATCATCAAGGCTTTCGATGTCCGCAAGGAGGGTGTCGACCCGCGCGCCGAGACACTCTCGGGTGGCAATCTCCAGAAATTCGTCATGGGCCGCGAGATCCTGCGGGAGCCCGCAGTACTGGTGGTCAACCAGCCGACCTGGGGCGTCGACGCGGGGGCGGCGACGACCCTGCGTCAGGCGCTGATCGATCTGGCGGCCAAGGGGTCGGCGGTCATCGTCATCAGCCAGGATCTTGATGAGCTGTTCGAGATCGCCGACCGCATCGCCGTCATTCATGCGGGCGAACTCACCGTCGCGGAGCCCACGTCACGTCTGACGCGCGAGGCGATCGGCCTCGCGATGGCCGGCGCCCGGGAGCATGCCGGGGCGGCGGCGCAGGCCGAAGGCAGGGGCGCGGCGCATAAAGGTGCGACACATGCGCATTGA
- a CDS encoding quinone oxidoreductase, with protein MKAIRVHAPGGPETLRFEDVEVGQPGPGEVRIRQLAIGLNFLDVYHRSGLYPLPTPFIPGSEGAGEVVSVGEGVDEFVPGDRVAYAGAIGAYAEERLVPASVLVHLPGAIDFETAAAIMLKGLTAQYLLRRTFKVEEGQTILFHAAAGGVGLIATQWAKHLGATVIGTVGSPEKAELAKAHGCDHVILYREEDFAKRVRDITNGQGCAVVYDSVGKATFPASLDCLTPLGMFVSFGSSSGQIDAFNINILSQKGSLFATRPSLNAYIARRSDLVDMAADLFHVVQSGAVQVRIEKRYALADAEAAHRALEGRTTTGATVLLP; from the coding sequence ATGAAGGCCATACGCGTTCACGCCCCCGGCGGGCCCGAGACCTTGCGTTTTGAGGATGTCGAGGTCGGCCAGCCCGGCCCGGGCGAGGTACGGATTCGCCAACTCGCGATAGGCTTGAACTTTCTCGACGTTTATCACCGTAGCGGACTTTATCCCCTGCCGACGCCCTTCATTCCGGGCTCCGAGGGTGCGGGTGAAGTCGTCTCCGTCGGCGAGGGGGTTGACGAGTTCGTGCCGGGCGACCGGGTCGCCTATGCTGGCGCCATCGGCGCCTATGCCGAGGAGCGTCTCGTTCCCGCGTCGGTTCTCGTCCACCTTCCAGGCGCCATCGATTTCGAGACTGCGGCCGCGATCATGCTGAAAGGCCTGACCGCGCAATATCTGTTGCGGCGTACCTTCAAAGTGGAAGAGGGCCAGACCATTCTGTTCCACGCGGCGGCGGGCGGCGTCGGCCTCATCGCGACGCAATGGGCCAAGCATCTCGGCGCCACCGTCATCGGAACAGTGGGATCGCCCGAGAAGGCCGAGCTTGCCAAGGCCCACGGCTGTGACCACGTCATACTCTATCGCGAAGAGGATTTCGCGAAACGCGTGAGGGACATCACCAACGGTCAGGGCTGCGCGGTGGTTTATGACAGTGTCGGCAAGGCGACCTTCCCGGCCTCGCTCGATTGTCTCACGCCTCTCGGCATGTTTGTCAGCTTCGGATCATCGTCCGGACAGATCGACGCGTTCAATATCAATATTCTGTCGCAGAAGGGGTCATTGTTCGCGACACGCCCCTCCTTGAACGCCTATATCGCCCGGCGTTCAGATCTCGTCGACATGGCGGCGGACCTGTTCCATGTGGTGCAGAGCGGGGCTGTGCAGGTGCGAATTGAGAAGCGCTATGCGCTCGCCGACGCTGAGGCCGCGCACCGGGCTCTGGAGGGCCGGACGACCACCGGCGCCACGGTTCTTCTGCCGTGA
- a CDS encoding invasion associated locus B family protein, which produces MPRVRKSTPIRLSVSVTATLLAGITALAPVAAFAQARQPQRPQAQQQQQPAQQAPQQQGGPTLVQVKPEPSQTDWTKVCGKDPANNKEICYTTRDFVSDQGQPVLALAVYDVKGDQTRIVRFLMPLGLLLRPGIRFTVDQGAATPGAYAICFPNGCFAEAQVKDDFINSLKKGNTLNVSVQNQVGNEVTFAVPLAGFTKAFDGAPIDPKVLEEQQRKLQEELQKRSEEMRKNMEQQGAATGAVPAPGLAPAPAAPAAPAPAR; this is translated from the coding sequence ATGCCCCGCGTGAGAAAATCGACGCCGATCCGGTTGTCGGTCAGCGTCACAGCGACACTGCTGGCCGGCATCACCGCGCTTGCCCCTGTCGCGGCTTTTGCTCAGGCCCGGCAGCCGCAGCGGCCCCAGGCGCAGCAACAGCAGCAGCCCGCCCAGCAGGCGCCGCAGCAGCAAGGCGGCCCTACCCTGGTGCAGGTCAAGCCGGAGCCGTCGCAGACCGACTGGACGAAGGTTTGCGGCAAGGATCCGGCCAATAACAAGGAAATCTGCTACACGACGCGTGATTTCGTCTCGGATCAGGGGCAGCCCGTCCTGGCGCTCGCGGTCTACGACGTGAAGGGCGACCAGACGCGTATCGTCCGCTTCCTGATGCCTCTGGGCCTGCTGCTGCGCCCGGGCATCCGCTTCACCGTGGATCAGGGCGCGGCGACGCCCGGCGCTTACGCCATCTGCTTCCCGAACGGCTGTTTTGCCGAGGCGCAGGTGAAGGACGACTTCATCAACTCGTTGAAGAAGGGCAATACCCTCAACGTCAGCGTGCAGAACCAGGTCGGTAACGAAGTCACCTTCGCTGTTCCGCTGGCCGGTTTCACGAAGGCCTTCGACGGCGCGCCGATCGATCCGAAGGTTCTCGAGGAGCAACAGCGCAAGCTTCAGGAAGAGCTCCAGAAGCGGTCTGAAGAGATGCGCAAGAACATGGAACAGCAGGGCGCGGCGACGGGTGCCGTTCCGGCTCCTGGGTTGGCTCCCGCTCCGGCAGCCCCGGCGGCGCCCGCGCCCGCGCGTTGA